The proteins below come from a single Cetobacterium sp. ZOR0034 genomic window:
- a CDS encoding diguanylate cyclase domain-containing protein translates to MITLFLSTKQIFTRAEEITILINKGAFIDVSGKVNDKVLLLESIANLKYIKDKSIPIQERALSLRPFQEKYDFLMIALMDKDGFTSSSLQGGLADLSDREYFKKVKTLKTNVISDVIISRTTGEKNIVIVHPFLDSEQNFDGAIFISIRLSDLISLKNSYGPSNKGYTTTILDDDMNVIAGDFKGDYLQLKNNLINNNPSGVFFKKRNGDLHFIAFNKKELSNWYIITDLNISQYFFGTLASTLIVIFVFVILFLMIFKSFDVNKKIEIQPLLDSLNQDYLSGTYNRKYLEEYIKNYFKKEKLENHKSAFIILDIDNFKSINDELGHTTGDYVIKESADKIKDIFYENSVISRIGGDEFIIFIENIENDKIIINKIKSLLTLMNTSYGRDEKNVKISASIGITFTTNNNSTFIDLYNEADTALYKAKEAGKNCAYISNSINEPIIKLN, encoded by the coding sequence TTGATTACACTTTTTTTATCTACAAAACAAATCTTCACTAGAGCAGAAGAGATAACTATTTTGATAAATAAAGGTGCTTTTATTGATGTTAGTGGAAAAGTTAACGATAAAGTCTTATTATTAGAATCTATAGCAAACTTAAAGTATATTAAAGATAAAAGTATTCCTATCCAAGAAAGAGCTCTTTCTTTAAGACCATTCCAAGAAAAATACGATTTTCTTATGATTGCTCTTATGGACAAAGATGGATTTACATCTAGTTCTCTTCAAGGTGGTTTAGCTGACCTTTCGGATAGAGAGTATTTCAAAAAAGTAAAGACACTTAAAACAAACGTTATAAGCGATGTTATTATAAGTCGAACAACTGGTGAAAAAAATATAGTTATTGTTCATCCTTTTTTAGATAGTGAACAAAATTTTGATGGCGCAATTTTCATCTCTATTCGACTATCTGACTTAATAAGTCTAAAAAATAGTTATGGCCCTTCAAATAAAGGTTATACAACTACTATTTTAGACGATGATATGAATGTTATTGCTGGTGATTTTAAAGGTGATTATTTACAACTTAAAAATAATTTAATTAACAATAATCCTTCAGGAGTTTTCTTTAAAAAAAGAAATGGCGATTTGCATTTTATTGCTTTTAACAAAAAAGAGCTTTCAAATTGGTATATAATTACAGATTTAAATATTTCTCAATACTTTTTTGGAACTCTAGCTAGTACTTTAATTGTAATTTTTGTTTTTGTAATATTATTTTTAATGATTTTTAAAAGTTTTGACGTTAATAAAAAAATTGAAATCCAACCTTTACTCGATTCTTTAAATCAAGACTATCTTTCTGGAACTTACAATCGAAAGTATTTAGAAGAATATATCAAAAATTATTTTAAAAAAGAAAAATTAGAAAATCATAAATCAGCTTTTATTATTTTAGATATAGATAATTTTAAATCTATAAATGATGAACTTGGTCATACTACTGGGGACTATGTAATTAAAGAATCTGCAGATAAAATAAAAGATATATTTTATGAAAATTCTGTTATATCTAGAATTGGTGGAGATGAATTTATAATTTTTATTGAAAATATTGAAAATGATAAAATTATAATCAATAAAATCAAAAGTTTATTGACTCTTATGAACACGAGCTATGGTAGAGATGAAAAGAATGTAAAAATTTCTGCTAGTATTGGAATAACTTTCACAACTAATAATAATTCTACTTTTATTGATCTATATAACGAAGCGGACACTGCTCTTTATAAAGCTAAAGAGGCTGGAAAAAATTGTGCTTATATCTCTAACAGTATAAATGAACCTATTATTAAATTAAATTAA